One Georgenia wutianyii DNA segment encodes these proteins:
- a CDS encoding phage tail protein, protein MSTSEALGVGRWTARFPDPALPVVTTGFDIDEAGRRLLVASLPAWSGPLTDGPVPAEAARVRGLVSIGGTVLAVTEDRHAVDGYDCTGARTSSPLTGFGAAAGLALDRDGMLLVADTPRGTVDGRDVTTGRLLVRWAGLDGPEDVITRGDTVLAVDADGLKRLTRDGAAVLVHRIDGARSVTVDAAGHVVVGTDTALVTVVGLDPADTRTDRVPGLSGPFLVRAVGDRLHVSAPALGRVRVVSTAGGAALGESAGTVLGVTTDHAQVLWASDPAVTRHIVGTVLAERATAVVGPFPLTVDPGARNLARIRARGSFGAGHATLTARFLAADGDVLHGSPSGTASPDRVVRVPSESSWAQLELTVVPEAGPAPWIDLVELHLNGPALIDELPQVYRARGRPEEFLDPFLRLLATGLDEITDALVELPIQLDPATATDDLDGDRWLDWLSTWVDAPLDEGWDPALRRRVVAEAFRWHARRGTPAALRRQIVIEHGVDVTIDEPAGHAHVWVLGDRASELGRTTMTTAAPAEGAVLDRTAVLDRAHLIGPNDRGAPLFGDLAHRFTVLLPPGMDSPARRAGIAATVEREKPAHTHAHVCVRPGTVVGVRAVVGMTTVVGPSPPPAAPGGTAPPATPTHSTSNRARAGNPT, encoded by the coding sequence ATGAGCACCAGCGAGGCACTGGGCGTCGGCCGGTGGACGGCCCGGTTCCCGGACCCTGCCCTGCCCGTCGTCACGACCGGGTTCGACATCGACGAGGCAGGACGGCGGCTCCTCGTCGCCTCGCTGCCCGCCTGGTCCGGTCCGTTGACGGACGGACCGGTGCCCGCGGAGGCAGCCCGCGTCCGCGGCCTGGTCTCGATCGGAGGCACCGTGCTCGCGGTGACCGAGGACCGGCACGCGGTCGACGGGTACGACTGCACGGGCGCACGGACGTCGTCACCTCTCACCGGGTTCGGCGCAGCGGCCGGACTGGCCCTGGACCGGGACGGGATGCTCCTGGTCGCCGACACCCCACGCGGCACCGTCGACGGCCGGGACGTGACGACCGGCCGGCTGCTCGTCCGGTGGGCGGGACTGGACGGGCCGGAGGACGTCATCACCCGCGGGGACACCGTCCTCGCCGTCGATGCCGACGGCCTCAAGCGGCTCACCCGGGACGGGGCCGCGGTCCTGGTCCACCGGATCGACGGGGCCCGTTCGGTCACGGTGGACGCCGCGGGCCACGTCGTCGTCGGCACCGACACCGCCCTGGTGACCGTCGTGGGTCTCGACCCCGCGGACACCAGGACGGACCGGGTCCCCGGCCTGAGCGGGCCCTTCCTCGTCCGTGCGGTCGGCGACCGTCTGCACGTCTCGGCGCCCGCTCTGGGCCGGGTCAGGGTCGTCAGCACCGCGGGCGGGGCCGCCCTGGGCGAGAGCGCCGGAACCGTGCTGGGCGTCACCACCGACCACGCGCAGGTGCTGTGGGCGTCCGACCCGGCCGTCACCCGGCACATCGTCGGTACCGTCCTGGCCGAGCGCGCGACCGCCGTCGTGGGCCCTTTCCCGCTCACCGTGGACCCCGGCGCGCGCAACCTCGCCCGCATCCGGGCCCGCGGCAGCTTCGGTGCGGGGCACGCGACGCTCACCGCCCGGTTCCTGGCCGCGGACGGTGACGTCCTCCACGGATCGCCGAGCGGGACGGCGTCCCCGGACCGGGTCGTGCGCGTCCCCTCCGAGTCGTCCTGGGCCCAGCTCGAGCTCACGGTCGTCCCCGAGGCGGGGCCGGCGCCATGGATCGACCTGGTCGAGCTCCACCTCAACGGGCCCGCCCTCATCGACGAGCTCCCGCAGGTCTACCGCGCACGCGGACGCCCGGAGGAGTTCCTCGACCCGTTCCTGCGGCTGCTCGCCACCGGCCTGGACGAGATCACCGACGCACTGGTCGAGCTCCCCATCCAGCTCGACCCCGCGACCGCCACCGACGACCTCGACGGCGACCGCTGGCTCGACTGGCTGTCCACCTGGGTCGACGCCCCGCTGGACGAAGGGTGGGACCCGGCCCTGCGGCGTCGGGTCGTCGCGGAGGCGTTCCGGTGGCACGCCCGCCGCGGCACCCCCGCGGCGCTGCGCCGGCAGATCGTCATCGAGCACGGCGTCGACGTCACCATCGACGAGCCGGCCGGACACGCGCACGTGTGGGTGCTCGGCGACCGCGCGAGCGAGCTCGGGCGCACGACGATGACGACGGCGGCCCCGGCCGAGGGCGCGGTGCTGGACCGGACCGCCGTCCTGGACCGGGCCCACCTCATCGGCCCGAACGACCGGGGGGCGCCGCTGTTCGGCGACCTGGCCCACCGGTTCACCGTCCTCCTCCCCCCGGGCATGGACAGCCCGGCCCGGCGCGCCGGGATCGCGGCCACCGTCGAGCGGGAGAAGCCCGCGCACACCCACGCCCACGTGTGCGTGCGGCCGGGCACGGTCGTGGGCGTCCGGGCCGTCGTCGGCATGACCACCGTCGTCGGCCCGAGCCCGCCGCCAGCCGCCCCCGGCGGGACCGCTCCGCCGGCCACCCCCACCCACAGCACGTCCAACCGTGCGAGAGCAGGTAACCCGACATGA
- a CDS encoding polymorphic toxin type 4 domain-containing protein: protein MSDVGVGPRPAPRRAAPGHALAGRAALRAHEHAPHASHAENAPDPEGGAVESLEIGPPGDEYEQEADRFADVARAQPSSPPGRPRPRAATAPVTAPTAANGTELSAILSRARPGDPLPPPALSRLSAVLAADLGRVRVRHDVEARRAARLLGARAFTYGSQIWLSDPAQLTDLPLLAHEATHVVQQGPAGVAGRPVIQRDAGPGEGAPQPPPLSEADGSYPPPATVAYSGFTNITITPTGPERPLPERSWQEHYFSVYAKHLLGERYDRRYCESFLATNTDVEVAGARSVYPAFTISTAVAWRIVQHLLREVAGGEDAPVWERLDISRENTEILYVGWFASALSQTLASPEFRQVVGDLPGWYTQPIALAHLQSLAGTVRDWALEALPLLRPSVALGTVLTHAAEGLYTTLWPDVLAVDEIRIDEALFDDPSFRRFWGLAPVPAPQADGAPSRVDGPGDDANVSVSDAVQLIRFVHSQPALVDALVRGELTGAGVQGDVRTELWRRFQRRTQVAGTATDMRMVDTLGDRNAPPFPSTLTHVPDLHRSEGWAASISSTHVFRLNVVFGDVYDHLADAFGGFTYRFEVLRVPDSDVRRAADSNIETVPQGELDAVLGETARQPLGSGHQPRARDVLGHHLGQEAGYLAADARTLAESATEDLDPATIAVAVTTMIGSGIGVGAVTIAGVAALMRLAGSVIRDFVGQVTRDRCEEEISFEDLGPGLYLVRGILDPRLDGDDEVRRYPSTAVVPIWIRTQEDLAQRSLSSALTDTDQVQQELDILAELLRDPDLAPELRGMLEDRRDRLRDTASPDAGRRLARLIRDYERESARADLSELQRRPIVAQLEAMRRVMERRTARIGTGGHGEILTVAFVPDTGTALQPLIEIFSTTTPEEHSVVVDAYELTSGRDAHGRGTGSHPDDPVIRRREAVLAAVEALFERYNAFGRGHLRLQIPDTPGGTTGRQFTIRVEADPTAIAMSTVEAVANAAAIAALVAAPFTGGASLALMVPIGMVGAVPAAYRLADQASADTLRFDDLSTWLDVVDVLSSFAGPIGKVVSRGTRSGSAALRVVGATGRGIAIVGAGADHLGLILVNIHTLAEIRAVMNGPGSDSEKRAAIMMLLGGALQANGMAAGSHLIGRAEQLRRSAQPGVPEGPAVGEGTRTVTDGDVPRPGPEADSPRTTSEAAASPTGAEPPGPRGDADVDRRPPSAPDPSLASLLPPGVADGIGFRREQAGESNSVRVHFETDAFGLVRSIDVVAGARATAADVRAHAGTIAQLRRYQGFVGLVRITFDRVAAVLGGTRGQPHPDSLAFEALLELHKLPEVIRLRMGELAAAVSTGSPHARDIEADIANLQGQVDFYFDLFQNGYDQPRRGYVAALDAAAFARMRAQVTRRIRHPADADLGDRRAWNAQLTQRLDRAVESLERAGMLTDRDRGVIVDSLRATTADDGRVSRGTLEARVRRLERLAAGLGEHGEPRRDSRVDQLTADLEELRQGFAAGRSVEALPRPVDHTPGVVATMTQELTAAQQALDGLRRFATMTPVEFGLAFERARSLVARARERLRALGDPHIRGTETPGEWGRATRRPFDRFQDVEQTQVVATAEGRITEGLDRSLPEVGLERYTLSASELGGLGVRPALRSRLASFFRGFHRAHMSGPGFGSELLQGLWFAPDTFNLRTQNRGIEAVIRKAHDLGWTVDVAIRAQGTRLRVPTADGSVEVSVLDSITYEVQYSPTSDEPGSVRRITFEVGGRTGRQVTISQNDFAGLGELGLSDADLAVLRGTTGDDGTSGPGQDIYDHLERDRLPDDAEAAGPRPDRDPWPTPTDEL, encoded by the coding sequence GTGAGCGACGTCGGCGTGGGCCCGCGACCGGCTCCGCGGCGAGCCGCGCCGGGTCACGCCCTCGCCGGGCGGGCGGCGCTCCGGGCTCACGAGCACGCCCCGCACGCCTCGCACGCCGAGAACGCCCCTGACCCTGAGGGTGGAGCCGTCGAGAGCCTCGAGATCGGGCCGCCGGGTGACGAGTACGAGCAGGAGGCCGACCGCTTCGCCGACGTGGCCCGGGCCCAGCCCTCCAGCCCCCCGGGCCGCCCCCGGCCCAGGGCTGCGACGGCACCGGTGACCGCGCCGACCGCCGCGAACGGCACGGAGCTCTCGGCGATCCTGTCCAGGGCACGGCCCGGTGACCCGCTGCCGCCACCCGCCCTGAGCCGGCTCTCGGCCGTCCTCGCCGCCGACCTCGGCCGCGTCCGGGTGCGCCACGACGTCGAGGCGCGCCGGGCCGCCAGGCTGCTGGGTGCGCGGGCCTTCACCTACGGCTCGCAGATCTGGCTCTCGGACCCCGCCCAGCTCACCGACCTGCCGCTCCTCGCGCACGAGGCCACCCACGTGGTCCAGCAGGGGCCCGCGGGCGTGGCGGGCCGGCCCGTGATCCAGCGGGACGCCGGGCCTGGAGAGGGAGCACCCCAGCCGCCTCCACTGTCCGAGGCCGACGGCTCGTACCCGCCCCCCGCCACCGTGGCGTACTCCGGGTTCACGAACATCACGATCACCCCCACGGGGCCCGAGCGCCCCCTTCCCGAACGTTCGTGGCAGGAGCACTACTTCTCCGTCTACGCCAAGCACCTCCTCGGGGAGCGTTACGACCGCCGGTACTGCGAGTCGTTCCTCGCCACCAACACCGACGTCGAGGTGGCGGGCGCCAGGTCGGTCTACCCGGCCTTCACGATCAGCACGGCGGTGGCGTGGCGGATCGTCCAGCACCTGCTCCGGGAGGTCGCCGGGGGCGAGGACGCCCCGGTCTGGGAGAGACTCGACATCAGCCGGGAGAACACCGAGATCCTGTACGTGGGCTGGTTCGCCTCGGCCCTGTCGCAGACCCTGGCCAGTCCGGAGTTCAGGCAGGTCGTGGGCGACCTTCCGGGGTGGTACACCCAGCCGATCGCGCTGGCCCACCTGCAGTCCCTGGCAGGGACCGTCCGGGACTGGGCACTCGAGGCCCTGCCGCTGCTGCGGCCTTCGGTCGCCCTGGGGACCGTCCTCACGCACGCCGCCGAGGGGCTCTACACCACGCTGTGGCCCGATGTGCTGGCGGTCGACGAGATCCGCATCGACGAGGCCCTGTTCGACGACCCGTCGTTCCGACGCTTCTGGGGCCTGGCACCGGTGCCCGCTCCCCAGGCGGACGGCGCGCCGTCGCGGGTCGACGGACCCGGCGACGACGCGAACGTCTCGGTGAGCGACGCGGTGCAGCTGATCCGGTTCGTCCACTCGCAGCCGGCACTGGTGGACGCGCTCGTCCGCGGCGAGCTGACGGGCGCCGGCGTCCAGGGCGACGTGCGGACGGAGCTGTGGCGGCGCTTCCAGCGCCGGACACAGGTGGCGGGCACCGCGACCGACATGCGGATGGTGGACACCCTGGGCGACCGGAACGCGCCCCCGTTCCCCTCGACGCTGACGCACGTGCCGGACCTGCACCGGTCCGAGGGCTGGGCCGCGTCGATCTCGAGCACGCACGTGTTCCGGCTCAATGTCGTCTTCGGCGACGTCTACGACCACCTGGCCGACGCGTTCGGAGGGTTCACCTACCGTTTCGAGGTGCTCCGCGTGCCGGACTCGGACGTGCGCCGGGCCGCCGACAGCAACATCGAGACCGTCCCCCAGGGCGAGCTCGACGCCGTGCTCGGGGAGACGGCCCGGCAGCCGCTCGGCAGCGGCCATCAGCCCCGCGCTCGCGACGTCCTCGGCCACCACCTCGGGCAGGAGGCCGGCTACCTCGCGGCAGACGCCCGCACCCTCGCCGAGTCCGCCACCGAGGACCTCGACCCGGCCACCATCGCCGTGGCCGTCACGACGATGATCGGCTCGGGGATCGGCGTGGGTGCGGTGACGATCGCCGGGGTCGCCGCCCTCATGCGGCTCGCCGGCTCCGTCATCCGCGACTTCGTCGGCCAGGTGACCCGCGACCGGTGCGAGGAGGAGATCTCCTTCGAGGACCTCGGCCCGGGGCTCTACCTGGTCCGGGGCATCCTCGACCCGAGGCTGGACGGCGACGACGAGGTCCGCCGGTACCCCTCGACCGCCGTCGTCCCGATCTGGATCCGGACTCAGGAGGACCTGGCGCAGCGGTCCCTGTCCTCCGCCCTGACCGACACCGACCAGGTCCAGCAGGAGCTCGACATCCTTGCCGAGCTCCTGCGCGACCCGGACCTCGCACCCGAGCTGCGGGGCATGCTCGAGGACCGCAGGGACCGCCTGAGGGACACGGCCTCCCCCGACGCCGGGCGCAGGTTGGCGCGGCTCATCCGCGACTACGAGAGGGAGTCCGCGCGGGCGGACCTCAGCGAGCTGCAACGCCGGCCGATCGTCGCGCAGCTGGAGGCGATGCGGCGGGTGATGGAGCGCCGGACCGCCCGCATCGGGACCGGCGGGCACGGCGAGATCCTCACCGTGGCCTTCGTCCCCGACACCGGGACCGCCCTCCAGCCGCTGATCGAGATCTTCTCGACCACGACGCCCGAGGAGCACAGCGTCGTCGTGGACGCCTACGAGCTGACCAGCGGGCGCGACGCCCACGGACGGGGCACGGGGAGCCACCCGGACGACCCGGTCATCCGCCGCAGGGAGGCCGTCCTCGCGGCGGTGGAGGCCCTCTTCGAGCGGTACAACGCGTTCGGTCGGGGCCACCTGAGACTGCAGATCCCCGACACACCAGGAGGGACGACGGGGCGCCAGTTCACGATCCGGGTGGAGGCCGACCCGACGGCGATCGCGATGAGCACGGTGGAGGCCGTCGCGAACGCCGCCGCCATCGCCGCCCTCGTGGCCGCGCCGTTCACCGGCGGGGCGTCCCTCGCGCTGATGGTGCCGATCGGGATGGTCGGCGCCGTGCCGGCCGCATACCGGCTGGCGGACCAGGCATCCGCGGACACGTTGCGTTTCGACGACCTCTCGACCTGGCTCGACGTCGTGGACGTGCTCAGCTCATTCGCGGGGCCGATCGGGAAGGTGGTCTCGCGCGGCACGCGCAGCGGCTCGGCCGCGTTGCGGGTGGTCGGCGCCACGGGCCGCGGTATCGCGATCGTCGGTGCCGGCGCCGACCACCTCGGGCTGATCCTGGTCAACATCCACACGCTCGCAGAGATCAGGGCCGTGATGAACGGGCCGGGGTCGGACAGCGAGAAGCGGGCCGCGATCATGATGCTGCTCGGCGGCGCCCTCCAGGCCAACGGCATGGCCGCGGGGTCCCACCTCATCGGACGTGCCGAGCAGCTGCGGAGGTCGGCCCAGCCCGGTGTCCCGGAGGGTCCGGCGGTCGGAGAGGGCACCCGAACCGTGACGGACGGGGACGTGCCTCGCCCGGGCCCGGAGGCGGACAGCCCGCGAACGACGTCGGAGGCCGCGGCGTCCCCCACGGGCGCGGAGCCGCCCGGGCCGCGTGGCGACGCGGACGTCGACCGCCGACCACCATCGGCACCCGACCCGTCACTGGCCTCGCTGCTGCCGCCCGGCGTCGCGGACGGGATCGGGTTCCGTCGGGAGCAGGCCGGTGAGTCGAACTCCGTGCGGGTGCACTTCGAGACCGATGCGTTCGGGCTGGTCCGGAGCATCGACGTCGTCGCCGGGGCTCGCGCGACCGCGGCCGACGTCCGCGCGCACGCGGGCACGATCGCCCAGCTGCGCCGCTATCAGGGCTTCGTCGGTCTGGTCCGGATCACCTTCGACCGGGTCGCGGCCGTCCTCGGCGGCACCCGGGGCCAGCCGCACCCCGACTCGCTGGCCTTCGAGGCGCTCCTCGAGCTCCACAAGCTGCCTGAGGTCATCCGTCTGCGGATGGGCGAGCTCGCCGCCGCCGTCAGCACCGGCTCTCCGCACGCGCGCGACATCGAGGCGGACATCGCCAACCTCCAGGGTCAGGTGGACTTCTACTTCGACCTGTTCCAGAACGGCTACGACCAGCCCCGGCGCGGGTACGTCGCGGCGCTGGACGCCGCGGCGTTCGCCCGGATGCGAGCTCAGGTGACCCGCCGGATCCGCCACCCGGCGGATGCCGACCTGGGCGACCGGCGGGCGTGGAACGCTCAGCTGACCCAGCGGCTGGACCGCGCCGTCGAGAGCCTCGAGCGTGCCGGCATGCTGACCGACCGCGACCGCGGCGTCATCGTCGACAGCCTCAGAGCCACGACGGCGGATGACGGGAGGGTCTCGCGCGGCACGCTGGAGGCCCGGGTACGCCGGCTGGAACGGCTGGCCGCCGGCCTCGGCGAGCACGGCGAACCGCGCCGCGACTCGCGGGTGGACCAGCTGACCGCCGACCTCGAGGAGCTGCGCCAGGGGTTCGCCGCCGGCCGGTCGGTCGAGGCGCTGCCCCGGCCGGTCGACCACACGCCGGGTGTAGTCGCCACGATGACTCAGGAGCTGACCGCCGCACAGCAGGCCCTGGACGGCCTGCGCCGGTTCGCCACGATGACCCCGGTCGAGTTCGGCCTGGCCTTCGAGCGCGCCCGTTCCCTCGTCGCCCGCGCGCGGGAGCGGCTGCGGGCCCTCGGCGACCCGCACATCAGGGGGACCGAGACACCCGGTGAGTGGGGGCGGGCGACCCGGCGTCCGTTCGACAGGTTCCAGGACGTGGAGCAGACGCAGGTGGTGGCCACGGCAGAGGGCCGCATCACCGAGGGCCTGGACAGGTCCCTGCCGGAGGTCGGCCTGGAGCGCTACACCCTCAGTGCCTCCGAGCTCGGCGGGCTCGGGGTGCGACCGGCCCTGCGCTCCCGGCTCGCCTCGTTCTTCAGGGGCTTCCACCGCGCACACATGTCCGGCCCGGGCTTCGGCTCGGAGCTGCTCCAAGGGCTGTGGTTCGCGCCCGACACCTTCAACCTTCGCACGCAGAACCGGGGCATCGAGGCCGTCATCCGCAAGGCACACGACCTGGGGTGGACGGTCGACGTCGCGATCCGGGCCCAGGGCACCCGCCTCCGGGTGCCCACCGCCGACGGGAGCGTCGAGGTCAGCGTGCTGGACTCGATCACCTACGAGGTCCAGTACTCCCCGACCAGCGACGAGCCCGGATCGGTTCGCCGCATCACCTTCGAGGTCGGCGGACGGACGGGACGGCAGGTCACGATCAGCCAGAACGACTTCGCGGGACTCGGCGAGCTCGGCCTCAGCGACGCGGACCTGGCGGTGCTGCGGGGCACGACCGGCGACGACGGGACGTCGGGTCCTGGGCAGGACATCTATGACCACCTCGAACGCGACCGCCTCCCGGACGACGCCGAGGCAGCGGGCCCGCGCCCGGACCGGGACCCGTGGCCGACTCCGACGGACGAGCTCTGA
- a CDS encoding eCIS core domain-containing protein: MGPSWAAGRRSQQRPASTAAAPSTRGTGHPLDAGTRRSLEQRFGQDLSTVSVHDNDTVAGTARALGAAAYTVGESVGFARGRYQPGTTGGMRLLSHEIAHVLQQRQGGPPPGPAHEAEAHTLTVGRGGERGTTAATVTGASPGLARSVDEWLVGSPDVESWEHAALVDEIVALEQWRDRQTSSTPELASVERGLARLRSVLQERDRARRAADRPVKRRGPRSRQPAARDSDLPAPRILTERSSVQYTEPADVDAEVDRIMAALERPGLSRADREVLRRELESLAPQFGQARQAGAAARHVERVARIFETSDTDVVAQLTHVTDQLAALLPDPRQPGGLVAYHHGERVVIPASAVTQMRARIEEAFRDGARRTRDLRTTGYVHYETQAEVNEDHPIISAIAGWLGDAEDPSRAMAIQSDLVDAALAGQALALLIGNYGEAARQLVLAETAARRIEVAGRMFNEAHIHGAQRAVIALEITRDVAFGVAAGLSGGLAAGAVFAAGATGIGTTALALGAGSLAGAGTRGGLELAGATGGEGLLALTDDAHSFDTAYVADRTWSGVKSGAIDGLVGAGGALVSPGVTNAVATRFFGGPAASLTGWRSFGANAVSAGLVGAPSGMVGTGLDLADDLVAGRISGTELGSQMFWAGLSGGALGTGTAWVPVSGLHRRGSALFRPSAEPVTPRWMMEGIGFRPFQLSPDFVPTANPLRMRETLAGRYGFTPEGPGFAAFNAQAAADLPPLEAGDQWVRLNGMWQPMSLSGRPGAPYSVHAQGGSYNVVSGGRGAPQRLLQSHTDTALAGGTARRSDQAVQHFREVDATGATTARHGPGHRTALADTPDPSVHPLVATGEAPINSRPDGTPAQTLNESVTNYTPEPYSSVDASGRNVSDWGQHLRRQLEGLIRSRGGGYRQRDAPSSAGRVASGSRSRDATSGTTLVEVPDSIVFIETNAAGTPVNAWRIDFRNPPTARTLAAMDNAPLSTTSSGPVTRVPLSDLAVAPVGATLRVRVPVGQAGAYLEEGLSVIRDLEASARTAPGEATVPGPQ, encoded by the coding sequence ATGGGCCCGTCCTGGGCCGCCGGCCGCCGGTCGCAGCAGCGGCCGGCGTCCACCGCGGCCGCGCCCTCGACCAGGGGCACGGGTCACCCGCTCGACGCGGGGACCCGCAGGTCCTTGGAGCAGCGCTTCGGGCAGGACCTGTCGACGGTGAGCGTGCACGACAACGACACCGTCGCGGGGACCGCCCGCGCACTGGGCGCCGCGGCGTACACCGTGGGCGAGTCGGTCGGCTTCGCCCGCGGGCGCTACCAGCCGGGGACGACCGGGGGGATGCGCCTGCTGTCCCACGAGATCGCCCACGTGCTGCAGCAGCGACAGGGCGGTCCCCCACCGGGGCCCGCCCACGAGGCCGAGGCGCACACGCTGACCGTCGGCCGGGGCGGCGAGCGCGGGACGACGGCGGCCACCGTGACGGGTGCGTCCCCCGGGCTGGCGAGGTCCGTCGACGAGTGGCTCGTCGGCTCCCCGGACGTGGAGTCGTGGGAGCACGCCGCCCTCGTCGACGAGATCGTCGCGCTCGAGCAGTGGAGGGACCGGCAGACCAGCTCCACCCCGGAGCTCGCGAGCGTCGAGCGGGGACTGGCCCGCCTGCGGAGCGTGCTGCAGGAGCGGGACCGCGCCCGGCGGGCCGCGGACCGGCCCGTGAAGCGGCGAGGGCCACGCTCCCGGCAGCCGGCCGCGCGAGACAGCGACCTGCCTGCTCCCCGGATCCTCACCGAACGGTCCAGCGTCCAGTACACCGAGCCGGCCGACGTCGACGCCGAGGTCGACCGGATCATGGCCGCGCTCGAACGACCGGGCCTGTCCCGTGCCGACCGCGAGGTCCTGCGCCGGGAGCTGGAGAGCCTTGCGCCCCAGTTCGGGCAGGCACGCCAGGCGGGCGCGGCGGCGCGACACGTCGAACGCGTGGCCCGGATCTTCGAGACGAGCGACACCGACGTCGTCGCCCAGCTCACGCACGTCACCGACCAGCTGGCCGCCCTGCTGCCGGACCCGCGGCAGCCCGGCGGGCTCGTCGCGTACCACCACGGGGAGCGGGTCGTCATCCCCGCCTCCGCGGTGACGCAGATGCGTGCCCGGATCGAGGAGGCGTTCCGGGACGGGGCGCGCCGGACCAGAGATCTTCGCACAACCGGGTACGTCCACTACGAGACCCAGGCCGAGGTGAACGAGGACCACCCGATCATCAGCGCCATCGCCGGGTGGCTGGGTGACGCTGAGGACCCGTCGCGGGCGATGGCGATCCAGTCGGACCTCGTCGACGCCGCCCTTGCCGGACAGGCGCTGGCACTCCTCATCGGGAACTACGGCGAGGCCGCCCGGCAGCTCGTCCTTGCGGAGACCGCCGCCAGGCGTATCGAGGTCGCCGGCCGGATGTTCAACGAGGCCCACATCCACGGGGCGCAGCGAGCCGTGATCGCCCTGGAGATCACCCGCGACGTCGCCTTCGGTGTCGCCGCCGGGCTGTCCGGCGGGCTGGCGGCCGGTGCGGTGTTCGCGGCCGGTGCGACCGGCATCGGCACGACCGCGCTCGCCCTCGGGGCAGGGTCGCTGGCCGGTGCGGGGACCCGGGGTGGGCTCGAGCTGGCGGGCGCGACCGGTGGAGAAGGGCTCTTGGCGCTCACCGACGACGCGCACAGCTTCGACACCGCCTACGTCGCCGACCGCACGTGGTCGGGTGTGAAGAGCGGCGCCATCGACGGGCTGGTCGGCGCCGGCGGCGCCCTGGTGTCCCCCGGGGTGACCAACGCCGTCGCCACCCGGTTCTTCGGCGGCCCGGCGGCGTCCTTGACGGGGTGGCGCAGCTTCGGCGCCAACGCGGTGAGCGCCGGGCTTGTCGGGGCCCCGTCGGGGATGGTCGGCACGGGTCTGGACCTGGCTGACGACCTGGTCGCCGGTCGCATCAGCGGCACGGAGCTCGGCTCGCAGATGTTCTGGGCCGGGCTGAGCGGTGGAGCCCTCGGGACGGGCACCGCGTGGGTGCCGGTCAGCGGCCTGCACCGGCGTGGGAGTGCCCTCTTCCGCCCGTCGGCGGAGCCGGTGACGCCACGCTGGATGATGGAGGGGATCGGGTTTCGCCCGTTCCAGCTGAGCCCGGACTTCGTCCCGACCGCGAACCCGCTCCGGATGCGCGAGACCTTGGCCGGGCGCTACGGGTTCACGCCGGAGGGCCCCGGGTTCGCGGCCTTCAACGCCCAGGCAGCCGCGGACCTCCCGCCCCTGGAGGCCGGCGACCAGTGGGTGCGGCTGAACGGGATGTGGCAGCCGATGTCGCTGTCGGGCCGGCCGGGGGCGCCCTACTCGGTGCACGCCCAGGGCGGCTCCTACAACGTCGTCTCCGGGGGGCGGGGCGCCCCCCAGCGGTTGCTCCAGTCGCACACGGACACGGCCCTGGCGGGCGGTACCGCCCGGCGCTCGGACCAGGCAGTCCAGCACTTCCGCGAGGTCGACGCCACCGGGGCGACGACGGCGCGGCACGGGCCGGGTCACCGCACCGCCCTGGCCGACACCCCCGACCCGTCGGTGCACCCGCTCGTCGCCACCGGCGAAGCGCCGATCAATTCGCGTCCCGACGGCACACCGGCACAGACCCTCAACGAGTCCGTCACCAACTACACGCCGGAGCCGTACAGCTCGGTGGACGCCTCCGGACGGAACGTCAGCGACTGGGGCCAGCACCTGCGGCGGCAGCTGGAGGGGCTGATCCGCTCCCGTGGCGGCGGCTACCGGCAACGGGACGCCCCCTCCAGCGCCGGCCGAGTCGCCAGCGGCTCCCGAAGCAGGGACGCGACGAGCGGCACGACCCTTGTCGAGGTGCCCGACTCCATCGTCTTCATCGAGACCAACGCCGCGGGGACACCGGTGAACGCGTGGCGGATCGACTTCAGGAACCCGCCCACGGCCAGGACCCTCGCCGCGATGGACAACGCTCCCCTCTCGACCACCTCGAGCGGCCCTGTCACCCGCGTGCCCCTCTCCGACCTCGCCGTGGCACCCGTCGGCGCGACCCTGCGGGTCAGGGTCCCGGTCGGGCAGGCAGGCGCCTACCTCGAGGAAGGACTGTCCGTCATACGGGACCTGGAAGCATCGGCACGGACAGCGCCGGGCGAGGCCACTGTGCCAGGTCCGCAGTGA